The Apis cerana isolate GH-2021 linkage group LG12, AcerK_1.0, whole genome shotgun sequence sequence ccttccttttttcccagCGGTTTCACCATTCCTTCCACAACCGATCCTAAAAATTGGCTCGAAGCGAATTCAAACCAACCATTTCTTCCATTCTTATTTCAGTCGCAGAAGGAACCACTGAAAGTCCATATGAAAATCGTTGTTCCTCTTAACGTTATTATATAACGGGCAACAGTTTTAAGCGTAATTAACAAGATATACTTATTACCACGTAAAAATACTCGAagagcaaaaataaaagaaaagaatgatagaaataaatgaatatcgtAGGTAAGTTGTTAATAGTTAACGGTCACTGTGGCGCTAGTGTCGCGTGTCGCGTCACTCCTCGCACCCGTTTTATCTCGACACGAGTAGTgcgattcaaaaaaaaaaaagaaagaagaaaggaaaagatgaATCCATCGAGCAATGATTTCGCTTCACGGCCCATCGAGCACACACCCTTCCTCGAATAATTCCCGCGCCAACTCCTGCTTACCGCCCTGTTTAATCCGCGATCTGCACACCCTCTCGCGCTATTTCGATTTCGGCCGCGCCACCGCTTCacgatttatttaactttaagaGTAGTTCGAGTGGTGGCCGACCAGAACCACGCGCGGAACGAAGTTGGAAGGGATAGGGGGAaggtggggagggggagaaaactGAAGAGTCTCAATGGGGGGCACAAAGGACGGAGCACGGCCGAATTTGCGAGAGGGAAGAGAATAGGCGGATGGAAAAGCCCGACAGCAGGTCGGTCGTCCGCCCCccttttcctccctctctctgacGTTCGAGGCGTCAATGTATAGGGGGATACGTTCCAGGTTGATGCCACTGGCGTTGGACGCAATTTGAGAGCAATCGACTGAACGACACGCCGCAAATCAAACCGGTCGTGTGTTAGCCGGCCTCACCTCCGACCTGCCCGCGCATcactcccctcccctcgcgcACGCAGCCCTCTCTGTCATCTATCGTGTCCTCTCCAACCCTTTCGACCGAACTAACCTCGGTGCCGGAACGTCACCCTTTTCGTCTCGAACACTGCGAACACTCTCCACGATTCTACGTCGGCGATCTCTACGTACAGCGATCCGACGTACAGCTGCATCACCCGGCGCCCCATTACGCACCCGCGCTGCTACTGTTAAttgaatcgatcgttttcaGATTGGCGGTCGCTCTAACCGGCACCGCAAAATCGGCGAAATCACGTCGCGCGTGGTGCAGCGCAGGGCGTTCTCTGGGGATAGGTGATCGCGGGGACATCGGAACGACGATGAAGTGGAGCCGGATAATCGAGAGGGAAATGCGTTCGGCGAGGGTGGGGCGTCCAGAAGAAATCGTTAAGCATTATTACATGTCCTTCTTACGAATTGATCACACGTTCAAGAGGTGGAACGAATAATAATGTCTTACGTAGAACGATAGACGTGGATGtctctatatttctttctgtATCGATGCTGGacgattatttaatcattcgaACGCGAGAAATGTttgttaaaatgtataatgaaaGTACGTATATATCGTAAATTATCAGTTAATTGGGGGATGATGTCGATTGTGGATCGGTTTTAATTTCACTGGGATCGATAACCGAATATCGGATTAAATTTCGTCACGGATGGTTTCATTTTGGGACTCGTATCGCGTCTCTTTTCAAGCGGatcgaaatttctttgttcctcttttatgtatatatatatatataaaaaaaaggaatatatttagCAATCGGATTTATCCTGCCCTGGATAAACTTTGCGCCCGAATATTGGTCGGCtattaaagaaacaattatgAAGAATTGGGCACGGAACAAACCGGTTGACGAGCGGTTCGAAACTCGGTGCACAGTTTCCACGAGCGTAGTTTGATTGTAGGTCGAACTTTGACTATTTGTATGACCTTATTTGAGGTTTCCGGTTCTTGGGATCGAAGTTTCCTGACGCTGCGCCGCGTTTCAAATGATTATGTTTTAGGGGACCGTGTACAATCCTCGCAAATTACTTCGTTGCTTGACCCAGTTTCGAAACAGGCGGAACACGAGTCGTTCTCGGATAGGAAATTCACATTTTCAGACGTTTTGTTTGTGTCTCAGTCATCCGGCGAGCAAGGAGGAAGGTGTATTATCGATCTCGCGGAGACGCAGTAAATATTGCACCACGTATTTACGCGTTTGCAATATTGTGCAAGGATCAACGAATTGGGGCGGATGAATTTTGTTTGCCCCGTTTAACTGGGAATGAAACTGaggtattatatatgtatttaatattttttacttaaaattacgAGACTTAAAAAGCAATTATACCTTGTTCTTTCTTCGAACGCGTTTCCTTCACGTGCAACGTAACACCAATATTCTTGAGAGAGTAAAAACTTGCTTTCGACTTCTTTATACCAACCTTACGAACAATCTCGCGTTTGAAGATTATACGagtcaaatttcaatttaatcccGACCAATCGAGCCCCGTTACATAATCGGCGCTATTCGATCGATTCGGTTTCACCGtctaaaaaaagagagagagagaaagagaaacaacCAAAATACCCAATAACCGTTTAACATTATCCAATCAAAAATTCAGCTCTATCGCGTAAcagggaaattaaaaaaaaaaaaggaaagcaaatttcaaacaaaccGTTCAAACTACCGTTATCgtcaaatcgaatttttcccctcccgtctcattcaaacttttaaattgCATTAACCGACGATCATTTCGAGGCCACCCTAACGTCCCCCGTGGAGATAATACCCGTGGGGGGATTACGCTCGTTCGATTTTAACGGTGAAAAAGCATTGTCGCGCGCTGGAATCGGGCGCGAAAGAGGCGGCCCGCTATCGATCCCGATTACCACGCGGAAAATTACCAGCTCGACACCGCCGCGCTGCTTGAACGGGCGCGCGCATTACGCCCctcgttaattaaaacgatcgGTCGCGGGCCGATCCGCGCTCGTTTCCCCTTCGAAACACGGCGCGGCCGGGAAGAGGACTAATCGTGGCGTCCAGTGTTTCGAGCGTTTTCCACGACaacggagggggaggggcaCCGAGGTGGCGAGGTTGCGCGTGTCCAACGATCCCGGTGATCTCTCTGTGAAACGCTTAATTCTAAACGCTCGCGGAGAAACGAATAGCTCGGTGGGACGCGGCGCCACTCGTCCGACACTTGGCAACCCGCGCtcgtctccctctctctctctctgtttctctctccctccccctagGATTCGCATCACGACCCCGTTCCAACGAATTGTTACTGTTAATCGATTCGATTGCTTTCGAATTGACAGTCCTCTTGACAGTGTCCCGCTGATTTACAGGCGGATGTTTGCACACCGGCCCGGACAAAAGAGATTTTCCACGTTCGCCCGTCTGTTTTTCCACCTCCCTCCCCGCCGCGGATACGATTCTCGATCCGAAAATCAGCCGCGCGTACACGCTCGCGTGCCgctcattgaatttttaatcgacaATGGAAATCGATTCGATCTCCTTCACGCTCGCCTCTTCTCTCGCTGTTTTTTCGCGGCCCGCCATTACGCTTCGCGGTTacgaattttttcccctcccacTTTGCTTCCTTCgaacgctctctctctctctctacttcatctctttgtctctctttatattctttttcctttctttcgtgCTCGCGATGCGTAATtccgcgcacacacacacaccgaTAGAACGTGTATGATCGTCCGCTCGATCGTCCACTTTTTCTACCTCCGCGAATACGTTGCCTCTTCCGTGATCGCCGTTCGAGTTCATTCATCCTTCGAGGTGGAAATCGGATCAACGTTCGTTTTCATCCTCGACTCTTTTCTCGTCGTCGATCATTTCGCGGAACTCTTTCTTCCCCCCtcgttgttttatttatactccCCGTTCATCCATTCACGTTAATCGCGTTGAATGCGCATTCCCATTGCAGTAAAGTGAAATTGATAACAGATAAACCGAATTCGCAGAGGGAGGGTGAATAATAATCGTTCTGATATCGGCCTCTGATTCTTGATAAGTCGCTTTGATCGCGAATTAAGGCCATCGGCATCAATCATCCGTCCGCGGATCTGCTCGATCTGCTCGACGATTAATCTCTCGCGAGATTTAAGCTAAAAGTTGCTCGGCCGATCGTTTGAACGAAACGGATCGATCCTGGGATGGAAATCGGTTCAACCGATGTTTTTCCAACCCTAAACCAGCGAAATTTTCGTACGTAATTTCCCGTTTGTTTCTGGCCTTTCTGGTAACCGGGGCGAAgtggagaaagagggagagaggaaggatGGTAAAGAGGCTAATACGATTTTACGTGGGAAACGAGTGAAAATACCGGAGTGAACGTACACACAGGGGCACACTTAAGCGCGATAAAACGGGTCGTACCGTGAAATGCAAGGAATGGATGGCGTCGTGtagttgaataaaaatatgctggaaaaataattcttcgtgTGGAAAGCGCGCGATTTATTTTCGAACGGAAATCAATGCTTTCGATTcgcaatattcataattattttgtaatcgtTACTATTATACATTTGTCacatcgtaaaaaaaatgaaaatcttattaattaatcactaTATCAAACGCTGTACAATACAATACGAGGAACGAgtcaaaattatctttaaacatTTCCTTTGAATTCACGTTTTCGACGAATATTCCATCACATAGTTCGAATACTTTCTCCATAAAAGGTGCCAAGTGGGCCTGGTGCGTGTACGCGGATAATGGCGGGCGCTGCCGctgttaaaatattgaaggAAAATATGGGCGGGCCGTCGATGGCCGCGTAAAACGCCTAAACAGCAGCCCGACGATCCGGCCGCTGGAAACTCGGGTTACGAAGCTTCTCGTGTTCTCGCTGAAGCGTTAGGCATCGATGTACGCTAGTGGGCTGTGCGTTAAAATCGTCGAGATTAACGAGCGGCGAAAAAGCAGCGTCGTTTCCGCGTAACGCCGGTTTTCCATGTAAGGGATTCGAAGCACTTGTAATTACGGGGTTGCGGCTCGTAACGGAAGCTGTCCAACGAGGTTACGTTACGTTGCAAATTGGCAGGTTATAAAGATAGAACGCGCTCGAGATATTTAGGTGCATGGGGAAGTTAACGATGAGCGTATAGTTTGGATTGGctgtaatgaattttaattggacgtttttttaaaactttgtttCATAAACTTTGTTTATGATTGATAAAATGCGTGGGAAATGAGTAACGAAAAACTAAGTAGAAACGATGTTAAagtgttttatatttacgGGGAAGATTTTATTGTCTATTATCTTTCTTCTACacgtatcgatattattttcaagatcaatttcttcaaatctttgtacgaaatttgaatttttatccttACTATTATTACGTGTCATTGCAATAAATCgtgttcttaaaatatataaattgcactttctataaaagatttttatagaaCAGTCGTGAGTAACACATTTAAATATGGcgtcttaaatatttaagagatttttcatttatatagaaagaaaatgtcGGAAGAGACATTACAAATAATGGAAAGCGAGAGAAGATTAACGACTATTTTTCTCATTACAGATGTTCTGAGGCGCATcggtggtaaaaaaaaaaaaaaaaatgaaagccGTAATCGCGACGTGTCTCCTCCTCTCTGTCACCGGCGTCCTCTCCGTCGAGTGGAAACACAGCGCCGTCCTGGACAATAACTTCTTAGTTCTTTGGACGCCAGGCGAGAGGGATGTGATGTTCGAGATTCAAGTGAAGACCCTCGGCTATGTGGGTCTCGGTTTCACGAGGGATGATGGCACTGTTGGGGCTGACATGGTCATTGGATGGGTGGACAACAACGGACAGCTCCATCTTCAGGTAAGTGTTCTTAAGAGCGTCACGTTATTTCCTTTGCGATCGTCCTCAGACACGGCTCGTGGTTTCCCCGCGTTCATCGTCTTCCCGTAAGAGCATTAATGCTCTTAATGCTCCACGAAAACCATATATTTCGATACTTAAAATTGTACACGAAAACGCGAAGACGTTTTTTTCATGCTCcctcttccatttcttttttctcgaatattttcataaataaatctagcaaaagtaatttcttaacgtaacgtatatatacataaatatcatCGTTATCGCATCGAGATATCTGTACAATGTCCGTACAGGCTTGAAATTTCGAGAAACGCATCGCATGATTATTATCGTCTTCGAATCGCGGACGTCGTCGTAAAGTACGACGAAAAAACGTCGAACCGCGAAACGATTATTTTCATCGAGGCCTAGCAAAATTACATTCATTCCCCTGGAACGTTGACGTGGAATAATTTCAACTAATTACTCTTAGGCTACCGATCCCGGTTCGCCGAGTGTTGGCCACGGATCGGGTAAGGGTACACCAGGGTACACCGTGTGCACACGGGAGAAGCTGCATAATGATAGTCCTTCCGGAGATAAGTAATGGGTTTCTCGTTTCGATCGGTGGATCGGATAGTTATCAATCTTACCAACCGAGGGCAGCGGCCTGTCATTATCGGTGCTCGTCATTTTGTACGACACTatgtcgt is a genomic window containing:
- the LOC107993838 gene encoding MOXD1 homolog 2 isoform X3, which translates into the protein MKAVIATCLLLSVTGVLSVEWKHSAVLDNNFLVLWTPGERDVMFEIQVKTLGYVGLGFTRDDGTVGADMVIGWVDNNGQLHLQDRHVKNSSKDPQMDSSQDYCLLLGYENKTHTVLRFSRRYDTCDPRDLKITIRIMATC
- the LOC107993838 gene encoding MOXD1 homolog 2 isoform X1; this encodes MKAVIATCLLLSVTGVLSVEWKHSAVLDNNFLVLWTPGERDVMFEIQVKTLGYVGLGFTRDDGTVGADMVIGWVDNNGQLHLQDRHVKNSSKDPQMDSSQDYCLLLGYENKTHTVLRFSRRYDTCDPRDLKITARSAVPEAGPRTIVISTAAHGGLIE
- the LOC107993838 gene encoding MOXD1 homolog 2 isoform X2 translates to MKAVIATCLLLSVTGVLSVEWKHSAVLDNNFLVLWTPGERDVMFEIQVKTLGYVGLGFTRDDGTVGADMVIGWVDNNGQLHLQDRHVKNSSKDPQMDSSQDYCLLLGYENKTHTVLRFSRRYDTCDPRDLKITREEYLVNSVN